From the Synechococcus sp. HK01-R genome, one window contains:
- a CDS encoding extracellular solute-binding protein, with protein sequence MRISLNKARMGRLSAFALLLLSSGLLASCGNRSEQEIGVYSGRHYNTDQALYDRFTTETGIKVKLLEAKDDALIQRLRSEGSESPADVLILADAARLDRAADLNLFQAVDSDKLKAAIPADLRDPANRWFGLTRRLRAPMINPAALQPSEVDSYEKLAQPALKGRLCLRNRRSVYNQSLVAFVLDRQGDAATAAWIRGMVANLAQPVFSSDTPMIRAVAQGRCGVALANSYYLGRLQAGDSGETDRSLSTKVKVVWPDPVHVNITGAGVTRGSRQPAAARRFLEFLASHQAQGGYAAANHEYPIKGFGDDPVLKAWGPFRQADVSAARLGELNGKALELMTANGWQ encoded by the coding sequence ATGCGGATCAGTCTCAACAAAGCCCGGATGGGTCGCCTCTCAGCCTTTGCCTTGCTGCTGCTCAGCTCAGGGCTCCTGGCCTCCTGCGGCAACCGAAGCGAACAGGAAATCGGCGTGTACTCCGGTCGCCACTACAACACCGACCAGGCGCTCTACGACCGCTTCACCACTGAAACCGGCATCAAGGTGAAATTGCTGGAAGCGAAGGACGACGCCCTGATTCAGCGGCTTCGCTCCGAGGGATCGGAATCGCCGGCAGACGTGCTGATCCTTGCCGATGCAGCCCGCCTGGATCGTGCGGCCGACCTGAACCTGTTCCAAGCCGTGGATTCGGACAAGCTCAAAGCGGCGATCCCGGCCGATCTGAGGGATCCAGCGAACCGCTGGTTTGGCCTCACCCGCCGCCTGCGTGCCCCAATGATCAACCCGGCGGCTCTGCAGCCCTCCGAGGTCGACAGCTACGAGAAACTGGCCCAGCCCGCCCTCAAGGGCCGCCTCTGCCTGCGCAATCGCCGCAGCGTCTACAACCAGTCTTTGGTGGCCTTTGTGCTCGATCGCCAAGGAGATGCAGCCACAGCCGCCTGGATCCGCGGCATGGTGGCCAATCTGGCGCAGCCGGTCTTCAGCAGTGACACCCCCATGATAAGGGCCGTGGCCCAGGGGCGTTGCGGTGTCGCCCTGGCCAACAGCTACTACCTGGGCCGACTGCAGGCAGGCGACTCAGGGGAGACCGATCGCAGCCTCTCCACCAAGGTCAAGGTGGTCTGGCCCGACCCGGTTCACGTCAACATCACCGGGGCCGGCGTCACCCGCGGCAGTCGCCAGCCAGCGGCAGCCCGTCGCTTCCTTGAATTTCTTGCCTCCCATCAGGCCCAGGGGGGCTACGCAGCCGCCAACCATGAATATCCGATCAAAGGCTTCGGCGATGACCCAGTGCTGAAGGCCTGGGGTCCGTTCCGGCAAGCTGATGTTTCCGCCGCCCGTCTCGGTGAACTCAATGGCAAGGCGCTCGAACTGATGACGGCCAACGGCTGGCAATGA